In Anticarsia gemmatalis isolate Benzon Research Colony breed Stoneville strain chromosome 4, ilAntGemm2 primary, whole genome shotgun sequence, the DNA window agtatATTAAACTGGTGTACCTATCTCTACCTTCCATTCATCTTAATGTACGCATGCGTAGATTCGTCATAGAATTGAGAGACACAATGGCACCCCAGCATCCCAAGTCGgcatattttcttataaatgttAAAACCCTCTCTATTTTGAACAGAATTTTACCAATTAgtgttttttattaacaaactttaAGATGAGCCTATACGTTTAAGCAATTTCGTGTTATAAAATGGGTAAGTCCATCAAAATAGTCATTATTTACTTCGTTTTGTATGTCAATAGGAAGATAAAAATAGCTGCAGTTGACAATAGAGTCCTAGATTCTGAGCTAAATTGATTTAAACACGTTTGTTCGTAGCAGCTTTTAAAGGGAGAGAAATGGTTCCAACAACATTAATATGTTTAAGATTTAACTTGGGTTATATTTAtgaactatttaattattttaaaataaaaggagGTAAAGTAGTAAGCAGTTGAGATTTTTTCTGTGGATATAGCACAATTATTTCTGAAAGCCGAGTTTCGTAGCTTCGTGCTACGACGTAGCTTCTAAAACAACGTTCAAAAGATTATTTGCACACGAAAACAAATTAGCATTTAGAATTGGAAATAattgtatgtttacaaaatgATATTGTTTGTTAGACAATGGTGGATGTTTAATACATCGCACGCGTATTTATGTACTAGATACCGGTGTAAACATCACAACTTCATTGTAGTTAGAAATATAGTTAGAACTTCAGTCATTCACGATTGTGGTCGTTTCGTTGACAGTTTGTTTCACATTTAAATTGTTGATAATGAAAGTGAACAAAGCTTCAGGAAGATGCAGCCGTGTTTGTTTAAAAGCGTTCAAAATAATAAGATCTCCAATAACAAGGTTTGTCAGTGGTTCTAAAGTGACTTTAAAAACTACGAAACGAAGACCTTtggactaattataatttaactattattcaaatttatacCTTAGGTAGCTATTAATTGCTATATAGTTGGTGTGCAACTAGGAACCACGTATGACTTCGATTTAGGTTTAATACCAAAGTCAAAGATGCCTACGCTACCTACGCTAAAGATagtagaaaaaatgttttacctacttaaaatagAAGTAATCGAACTAAGTACCTACAATCAAACAGCACGGTTTATTATTCGAATAAGTATAAAATCCTTTAGCTGTAAATTCATTAACGACCAGTAGTTCATGTTACCGAAGTGaacacataatattttcatatttcaggCTAAGAAAATTACTGCGGAAATCAAACATGAGACAAATGAAAATAGCAGTCggtgttttaataatattttcatgttttgttaCCGTCATTTTATACTACTGGTATCgattgtcttttataaaattgtatggaCATGTTGgacataaagaaaaaataataataacgacAGAAGAGATAAAAAGAGGAACTCCAATTAAAGGCATTCCGTTAGACGAGTTGTACAAAGATGTTAAAATGGGTGACGAAAGAGATGACTTGTTTGAATTAGATGGCGTTTTTGAAGGTACAGTGTTGTATAAGTGTTTTTATTCCCTTCCTGTATACGTTTTGTTTATCGCAGTTATTTACCCCTTGCTTTGGAGCTCTGAATAAATTCTTTACGTAAAAACTTCCAACCTTCTTAAACTCATAGCTTACCAGTCATGGCcagttatgtttatttaatattttagtttactaGAATTACGTAAGTTACAAAACCACGTAGGGACTTTTAAACTGACCCAAGCTTCAACCAGTAGGTATAAGTACATcttatcacaataaaataaaataaacgtagcACAAGAAGTTATTAGCATCCGacagatatttttaagttagtatacttaatgcaaataatattatttcagcaAAAATGATCGACACTGCAGGCTGCAAAATACCTATAGTAATGGTCGACTACGTAAAATCTATTAGCAATAACACAAAACGAAAGGTAACTTGTGGAAAAAGAGCagtatttttaagaaaagttGATGGCACCACCGTGCAAGcctttataaaatcaaatattcttCACAAATACATGAAACATAGTGGCAAACGATTTGACTGCTgctataaatttataatacagACTGATGAATTACGTCGAGAGGGCAGAATAGCGTAAGTATAACTATAATAGAATACATTTTCTGACGATTATGTTAGAGCAAGGAAGTAGACCATGGGATGTTGGTGAAGATGACTAGATTACGGACCACATGATGACAAAGATGTCCCTTGTACGCGTACTCTGGGCCACTTGAGGGCCCAGTTCCAGACCCAGTTTACTTCCTGACACCATCACATGGctaacttacttaaaaatagctttgtaactaaacttgtaaACAATTGACAACCTGTGTAAATGTcatacaatgaaataaataattaattggaaTATAGACTTGCAGTGGGATAACTTAATACGCTGCTAGCTGTACCTAtccttattttttctataaaacgtCTGTTTCCTACCCCCACGAAGGTTAAATAATGATGGGAACAGTTCGATTCATTTAGTTTTTCTTTCAGGTTTTCGAATTGCACAAAGTTCGAAGATAATAGCAAAATCACTTTACAGACGGACTTTATAAACGTGCAATGTTTTGAATACACAGATAAAAATGGAACATACACTATTTACGACGATATGTTTGCATTCACTAAAAAAATGAACGTGTCTGAAAATGAAGAAGTTAAATGCCCATCAAGATATAATGTACTAATGATAGGATTAGATTCAATGTCGCTGTCTCGCGTCGTACAATCACTTCCAAGAACTATGGATCATTTTAGGAATGACTATTGGATTAGTAATCGAGGATATCATAAGGTACTCTTATCTATATGACTCAACTAGCAAGCAGTATTTgaggaaaattaatttgtttgattaaaatctCCCTTATTGTTGCAGATTGCCGAGAATACCTTACCAAACCTAATGGCAGCGCTCACCGGTAACAATATGTCGACTATTGTTAAAGAATGTTTAGGAAGAATGGATAATTGCAATGATCACATGATTTGGAGTACATTTAAAAAAGCGGGATATGTAACAGCCTACGGAGAGGACTATCTTCAGTTACCAGACACTTTTACAAACGACTATGAATTCCGGAAACCACCGACAGATCATTATATGCGGCCATTCTTTCTTAAAGGTGAACGTAAGCGCAGGAATAGCACCTTTCTATGCGCAGGTATGGTCTGCTCGGGACAACAGGTGCTAGACTATGCATTGGACTTTGCAAGTACATATAAAAGAGAATCATTCTTTGGATTTTTTTGGATAAACTCTTTTAGTCACGATGCAAAAAGCTATCCACATGAGGCGGATAAAATTGTAGAAAACTTTTTCAACCAACTGTCCTATACGGGGTCACTAGCAAAGActttcgttatattttttagcGATCACGGCATACGTTTTGGTACAAAGAGGTTGAGTTGGGAAGGTTATTACGATGATCGAATGCCAATGTTCTTTATTTGGCTACcagtatattttaaaggaaGATATCCTTTTGAAGTTCGAGCTGTAGTAATAAACCAATTTAAGCTGGTGACGCCGTATGATATTTACAGCACACTCCTAGATATAAAACGATTAGCTGTTTGCAGTAATGTTACTGACGAACCACCTAAAGGCTGTCCAAATTGCCAtagtacatttaatttaatatctagtAATCGAACGTGTGAAGACGTAGCTATTCATGAGAAATGGTGCAGTTGCCACAAACTATACCCTCTTCCAGTTCAGGACACAGAAGGTCAAAAAAGTGTTAATGTTGTTGTAGATCATATTACATCCATGATAAAAACTATAAAGACTCAGCGATGCTGGGGTTGTATGAGTCTGGcactaaaaactattttaaggatacatttttattacgaCAAAGACAAAGTGAGTTTATACTATGTTGTAGCGTTCACGATGGCACCAGGCAACACTTCATATGAGGCAACGGTGTTGCGTAAAAATTTCGAGAGAAGTATAATAGGCCCAATTAGTGTTATCAGTAACTACAGAGGCCTCGGGAAATGTGTACATGGGCGACGAGAACGTTTGTTTTGCGTTTGTCAAAAAATGGATAAATGTTGACTTCCCTACAAATTGTTTTTGAGAACCTAAGTATTTTTTACCTATCCAACTGTGATAAATTACGCATTTgctaatttttaaaatgttatctttGAATAGCTTGTTAAAATTTACCTATTTACCTGTGTATTTTctctgaaaattatattatgaatataaaatatatttaatgcattaaaatgtgtttgtttattgcttttttgtagGTTGCCTGTGGGTAAGTACAATATAAAACGGAGGTTTGTAGAGGATTAAAACAGAtttgtgggttcgaatcccgacCGTGAATTTACTGACTTAAATCTACACCTGAAACCTAACTATACAAGTACATCTCAAGGTATAAAATAGtagataggtataatatatgCGCCTGTTTGCTAGTCATTGTTCGCATGTTCAAACGgagcataaacaaaaaaaaggatACTCCTGTTATTTATCAAGTGCTGCCAAACTTACGCGTCCAAAAAGCAAACAAGgataaaaaatcattaaatagaCTGTCATTTTGCTATTACAGCTAATGactgatatattaatatattatttaaatatctcttGTAATGCACACAACTGTGTCTGTTATCTAAATCATTTCcgccattaaaaataaattgttagcaATATATAATACCCAATTTGGGCACATGCTGCAAACCAGTAACTTAGAGATAACAATATAATGACACAACAAAAGGATAATGTGttaaagatatattaattaaacacatCGAATGACTTTTCAAGCTTTAATGTTATGTAACATTAGTTACTATAAGTCAACATTGtctatattagaaaaatattttgtacctaagcattaaattattatgaaatctcAATCCatctctttaataaaatatgatcttATTTCATTCTCTATTCTCTTCTTCGCAACATTTACATAGTTTTAACTATGTTTATTGCCTTTGTATCTTTACCAGCCTACATATAATTACGAGAAACAATACTGTAATTGATACTGGcacataagatatttttcttaaaattaattcttaaaCACTACAATCAGATCtcaataaattctataaaacaatCTCAATcactactaataaataaattcaaactaTCATAACAAGATAACTAAATGCATAGTTTCACAGCACAACCAACAATCAGACTTAtgctaaaatactttttcctaTGCTTGGCGACATTGGCTTGTTGGGGTATATCACAAATAAGGACAGTTGGGACATGGCCAGCACAGCACCCACAAAGTTGGTCAtctgtaattataaaaaaagaacatacTTAAGTgataatcaatattatgataaaatacagTTTAGACTGATAAGTGGTATGAGGGTGGTGTAATAATAGACATGAAACAGCAAGGTCTTGATAAGGTAGAGATTAGATCATAGTTACTGTCCACTTATACAATACAGTACACTTGAATTACATTTACTGTGATACATATTAATATCTAACTGCATGCTACCTCATTATTGTTTCAAATCAAGTGGCTGGCATGCAGTCTAGATATAACACTGCATTGAATTCCTTTCatgagtaataaatattttatgacacGGTACAATACATGTTATTGCTTTTTCATGCTTTGACTACAAACTCTTtattaacacgttcgctgcccctgacgcgtatgtgcgttttgtagaacgcacatacgcgtcgcggGCAGGGAACGTGTTAAAACTAGAGTAGATTATTGTAAAGGCCAGAagtaatactatattttttaattaaaaaatctgacTTGTACAGACAGTATCAAGAGTATCAAGGAGTATCTGGGACCAATGTATACAAGTAGTTAAGAACTTCATAGCAAAGTAATTtatagacaaatatttattaaaggcTCGCCCTTTGTAACATGggtctaaaaatataaatgttgaaATGCTGGTGTATCTCATACATGTCTAGTCAAACCTTTGAGTATAACAAGAGTGATATTATGAATTGATGTATAAATGTCCAACAATACATATAACCATATTATTACCAAATAgatacctaattataataaatgctgCCAGTCTCTAAAACACTAGTCTGGTATTTAAATACTAATGTTAACTATTGTTATTACATGAATACATTATCATTTAAACAATCTATTCTAATGGAGATTACATCCTTGAAGGAGACTTACCAATAGATAGCTATCCTCTTCTATCATACCATATAGGAACCAGAAAGTGGAGACAAAAAATGACATCAGTATCATTGGGAATGGAAGACATTCAGTGCTTTTAACCCTCAGTACATGTAACAGCTTGCTCATTGGGGCCGCAATTGTTATCAGTGTGAGAGAACAAGACATTATTCCtgaaacataattaataatattatattagaattGTAGAAACCTGTTCTTGCTATTTTAAGTTTATGGGAGTAGGTGGTTTTACACTCAAACAATTGGTGATTCATCACAGATCTATACAGCTTAGTGTAATAAGAATAATGAGAACTAATTCTTACCCAGTCTGACTAAAAGTACATCATTGTCCTCTTCAAAAGTAACATAAATCACCATTATTATCACATATGCGAGTGTAAGTAGCCCTTGTTTTAAAACGGTTGATTTCttaaacgtaaaaatataaaatacaattgtaTATGCTACCATTAGCGTTAGGCCAAtcatattaactaaaataattaaattatcttgCTTTACTAATCCATAGAGGAACCAAAGGCAGCACCTGTTGAAAAAAAATGAGAACGTTATGAGTTATACTCAAAATGATCTAATATTAATTGTGTAAAGTACTTTTTTCTAATTCCTGCTACTTACGACAACACACCGCAAATAAATGGTAATGGCGAGGCCTCGGCCGTAGTTCTATTAACAACATATTGCTTACACACCAGcctaaaacaatacaatacaaagtCTCATAGAAATCAATACACAATGCCTCTAATTAATGCAAACATATTGCCATGGAATTGTATTCTCACTTACACGCCTGATAAAAATTGTAAGACTGTAGTTACTACAGCTAAGCTGCTAACTAAATCTTTAAAGTCCGATAAATACATTATGTCTAAAGCACTCctacgtttttatttatatttctaatatcaGGACCATATTACTCCAAGATATTTTTCGAAATACCGTTTCTAATGTTGACGAACTCAAAAGTCAAAGTTATTGACATTTTTACATTGACAAATGACAATAATGTCATTTTGAGACTTTTAATATTAGTGTTGAGGAATTGTGTCGTGTATCTGTCAATTATACGagtgtttaaaaataagtaaaaaatatgatcaactttaagaaagttaaaaaactaaaaccttTAAGATTATCCTCGGTGATGTGATATTACTGCCACtgcttaaaataatacaatttaaatattaacaactaATTAAAGTCCAAATATTCGACTACCTAATTGGTTGGCAACTTCATCGCTCTACTGTCTATGTATGCtttgacatttattattgtcatttgtGTCAAAGATGCCATAgccaaaattttgtttgaagattGATGTTGTTGTTTGgctagaatttaattttatcaattattttcatcATCAAAATTCTACAATGACTGTTGttgttgtgttttattattttgtagcttAATAATAGTGAACTTTGCAAACATTTCCAAAATGAAGTCGTTTAAGCTTATCGTCCACCAGTCTAGCTTCAGCAGTAAGTACCctcataacattataaaattccTTGTAAAATGTAGAGATTTTGTTAACTATTTTAGTTCTTCGTAATTCTAgtttcatttttgtattacaagtCAAACAACAATAAGTCATAACAAATATAGTAAATTCTCaacttatttttaagttactCATGTTATTGTACTTGTAAAATGGAGCTGATTATACTTTAAACTGCTTGTGGACGATATTTCAATCGCTTGACTATCCTTTCAAATGAACTGTGTAATAACTagttctaatataattataacattgttattaaaatcactatataatatgtaatatgtttttattcaaattattgtaGGGTAGTTATGCTTTTACTGTGATTCATCAGTTTTCTGATCTTGTAAATGTAGatgttactaaataatattaataatttcagcGAGTGATCTTATAATAAACCTCAAAGATTACCCTGGATTGAAAGAGAAGGACATTGTTGAAATATACCATCCTGACAATGATTATCCACGTTTGTTACTGCAAGTTGCCAAGGTGGATGCTGCTGGACGAGGCAGAGGTAAGTTTCATGCGATCTTAACTCCATGAGATCTGAATTCCGATAactatgtaatattaaaaatgtttcaacaaATAGTTGTAGATGTGTCTGTATAAGtgctaatatattttgtactatcattttaaatatttatatacttatctGTTGTAAGATCCTCATATGCGTTTAACTTTTTAAGAACTTTGTAACAACTATGGAAGGTCCAACCAGAAGATCTTGTTAAATCACAcctttcatattaaattataatgtgttGGGTAAGGGAATGAATTGATGGCAACAACTGATAAAGATTTAttcctatatattatatattgaatCATTCATATCAAAATTCAATAAGACATTAAGGTATCTTCACATACTTATTGAAAGTCAACAAAGATAAATTGCAATcaatgaataagagggtaaagaCATATAAGTAGAAAGTTCTATGATTTGACTTATTTTGATTTCCCTGGACAGTACTGTGACACACCTGAAAACAGA includes these proteins:
- the LOC142972671 gene encoding uncharacterized protein LOC142972671, which codes for MKVNKASGRCSRVCLKAFKIIRSPITRLRKLLRKSNMRQMKIAVGVLIIFSCFVTVILYYWYRLSFIKLYGHVGHKEKIIITTEEIKRGTPIKGIPLDELYKDVKMGDERDDLFELDGVFEAKMIDTAGCKIPIVMVDYVKSISNNTKRKVTCGKRAVFLRKVDGTTVQAFIKSNILHKYMKHSGKRFDCCYKFIIQTDELRREGRIAFSNCTKFEDNSKITLQTDFINVQCFEYTDKNGTYTIYDDMFAFTKKMNVSENEEVKCPSRYNVLMIGLDSMSLSRVVQSLPRTMDHFRNDYWISNRGYHKIAENTLPNLMAALTGNNMSTIVKECLGRMDNCNDHMIWSTFKKAGYVTAYGEDYLQLPDTFTNDYEFRKPPTDHYMRPFFLKGERKRRNSTFLCAGMVCSGQQVLDYALDFATFTMAPGNTSYEATVLRKNFERSIIGPISVISNYRGLGKCVHGRRERLFCVCQKMDKC
- the slv gene encoding sugar transporter SWEET1, giving the protein MYLSDFKDLVSSLAVVTTVLQFLSGVLVCKQYVVNRTTAEASPLPFICGVLSCCLWFLYGLVKQDNLIILVNMIGLTLMVAYTIVFYIFTFKKSTVLKQGLLTLAYVIIMVIYVTFEEDNDVLLVRLGIMSCSLTLITIAAPMSKLLHVLRVKSTECLPFPMILMSFFVSTFWFLYGMIEEDSYLLMTNFVGAVLAMSQLSLFVIYPNKPMSPSIGKSILA